Below is a genomic region from Gemmatimonadota bacterium.
CCTTAAAGAAAAATTAAGTACCATGGGATCCTATATTTTAAGACGCTTTTTGCTATTCTTTCCAACGCTACTCGGCGTAATGGTGATCAATTTTCTGATCATTCAAGCCGCGCCTGGCGGGCCTGTTGAGCAAGCCATCGCACAGATACAGGGCCACGATGTAGATGCGTCTGCCCGCGTGGGAGGTGATGGCGGCGAACTATCCTCATCTCAAATCCAGCGACAGCGCAGTGGGGGATCAACGAGCAAATACCGCGGCGCGCAAGGGCTTGACCCCGAACTGATCACGGAATTGGAGCGTATGTATGGCTTTGACAAACCGGCTCATGAACGCTTCTACCAAATGATCGTGCGCTATTTGCAATTCGACTTTGGCGAAAGCTTTTATCGCGATCAAACCGTTGTCGATATCGTCCTGGACAAAATGCCCGTATCTATCTCCCTCGGCTTGTGGACGACATTGCTCGTTTATCTGATCTCGATTCCACTGGGCGTAACCAAAGCCGTGCGCGACGGATCCAAATTCGACATATGGACCTCGGGCGTAATCGTCATAGGCAATGCCGTACCGGGATTTATGTTTGCGATCTTCTTAATCGTATTATTTGCCGGTGGCAGTTATTTCGACCTTTTCCCACTGCGGGGATTGACCTCCCCCGAATGGGATCAGTTTGGTCTATTCCACAAAATCACCGACTATTTCTGGCACCTCGCGCTACCCATCGCCTCCATGGTAATTGGTGGATTTGCCGGATTGACCCTCTTGACAAAAAATTCGTTTCTGGACGAAATCAACAAACAATACGTCATGACGGCGCGGGCAAAGGGATTGGAAGAACGCCGCGTATTGTACGGGCACGTTTTCCGCAATGCGATGCTCATCGTCATCGCGGGATTCCCGAGTGCATTTGTCAATATCTTGTTCACGGGTTCACTACTGACCGAGATAATCTTTTCGCTCGATGGCCTGGGCCTCCTGGGCTACGAAGCCACAGTCAACCGCGATTACCCGATCATGTTTGCCACGCTTTACTTTTTTACTTTGTTGGGATTGGTCATGCAATTGGTAAGTGACCTGACTTATACACTGGTAGATCCGAGGATTGATTTTGAAAGCAGAGAAGTGTAGGGACAGTGCCCCCGTGCCTGTCCACCGTAACATCTTTCTGCGATATCGAGAATAAACTATGGATAAACAGGATCTTGTGCGCGAAGAT
It encodes:
- a CDS encoding microcin C ABC transporter permease YejB; amino-acid sequence: MGSYILRRFLLFFPTLLGVMVINFLIIQAAPGGPVEQAIAQIQGHDVDASARVGGDGGELSSSQIQRQRSGGSTSKYRGAQGLDPELITELERMYGFDKPAHERFYQMIVRYLQFDFGESFYRDQTVVDIVLDKMPVSISLGLWTTLLVYLISIPLGVTKAVRDGSKFDIWTSGVIVIGNAVPGFMFAIFLIVLFAGGSYFDLFPLRGLTSPEWDQFGLFHKITDYFWHLALPIASMVIGGFAGLTLLTKNSFLDEINKQYVMTARAKGLEERRVLYGHVFRNAMLIVIAGFPSAFVNILFTGSLLTEIIFSLDGLGLLGYEATVNRDYPIMFATLYFFTLLGLVMQLVSDLTYTLVDPRIDFESREV